ataaattaagacttaaacaattattttaatgtggCTTTAGACAACTCTATATGATTCTTTACTCTTTTGTGATTATAAACGTGTGTCTAGATTTTTTGTGGTTGAGAGTTCTTCAGGTGAGGTAAGGAaagcttttgtttttataacttCTAGCTATGAAGTTGTGAATTGGAATCAATATTCTGtaattgatgaagaaaaaaatctgAATTTGTtgatgtataatatatattgattttgtaGAATTGTTTTTGTGTTGAATTTGTATGGTTGACTTAAGGGGTCTTGAGGATGTATCATATAACTGATTTGGTTTGTCAAATAGCATTTTTGTACTTTGGTTGATGTTGTTTGAGCTTAAACTTATGCTTAGAGGTCTCGATAAACCAAATCAGTGATATTTTACATCTTATGCATGTTTGCATTAAGCAATCTCgttgaacaaaatcaaaattccTCAAGTAAAAGAGATAGGGAGAACGAGTGATTTTCTTGCGATAAGTAATTTTAGAAAGTCAGAGAAGTGGTGGTGTGTTTGGGTGATATTTGAGAATTGCTCCCAATGGTCCTATTTGTTGAGCGAAAAACATGCTTGTTAAGCGATATTTGGGAAGATTTTCTTTCATTGCTCACTTGGACGAGCCATGGTGTCTCTCAATTAGGGAAAGAAAGTTCAAGtatgatgtttattttattgtcaaGAAAGAAACGTTTAATTGAAGTTAAATGGTGATTGAAAATCTAAATGCAATGTATGAACTACATATAATGTAAATTAACTTAGATATATTTGGTTGTATGATTTAGAGATAATGTAAATATTTCCAATTAGGAAATNNNNNNNNNNNNNNNNNNNNNNNNNNNNNNNNNNNNNNNNNNNNNNNNNNNNNNNNNNNNNNNNNNNNNNNNNNNNNNNNNNNNNNNNNNNNNNNNNNNNNNNNNNNNNNNNNNNNNNNNNNNNNNNNNNNNNNNNNNNNNNNNNNNNNNNNNNNNNNNNNNNNNNNNNNNNNNNNNNNNNNNNNNNNNNNNNNNNNNNNNNNNNNNNNNNNNNNNNNNNNNNNNNNNNNNNNNNNNNNNNNNNNNNNNNNNNNNNNNNNNNNNNNNNNNNNNNNNNNNNNNNNNNNNNNNNNNNNNNNNNNNNNNNNNNNNNNNNNNNNNNNNNNNNNNNNNNNNNNNNNNNNNNNNNNNNNNNNNNNNNNNNNNNNNNNNNNNNNNNNNNNNNNNNNNNNNNNNNNNNNNNNNNNNNNNNNNNNNNNNNNNNNNNNNNNNNNNNNNNNNNNNNNNNNNNNNNNNNNNNNNNNNNNNNNNNNNNNNNNNNNNNNNNNNNNNNNNNNNNNNNNNNNNNNNNNNNNNNNNNNNNNNNNNNNNNNNNNNNNNNNNNNNNNNNNNNNNNNNNNNNNNNNNNNNNNNNNNNNNNNNNNNNNNNNNNNNNNNNNNNNNNNNNNNNNNNNNNNNNNNNNNNNNNNNNNNNNNNNNNNNNNNNNNNNNNNNNNNNNNNNNNNNNNNNNNNNNNNNNNNNNNNNNNNNNNNNNNNNNNNNNNNNNNNNNNNNNNNNNNNNNNNNNNNNNNNNNNNNNNNNNNNNNNNNNNNNNNNNNNNNNNNNNNNNNNNNNNNNNNNNNNNNNNNNNNNNNNNNNNNNNNNNNNNNNNNNNNNNNNNNNNNNNNNNNNNNNNNNNNNNNNNNNNNNNNNNNNNNNNNNNNNNNNNNNNNNNNNNNNNNNNNNNNNNNNNNNNNNNNNNNNNNNNNNNNNNNNNNNNNNNNNNNNNNNNNNNNNNNNNNNNNNNNNNNNNNNNNNNNNNNNNNNNNNNNNNNNNNNNNNNNNNNNNNNNNNNNNNNNNNNNNNNNNNNNNNNNNNNNNNNNNNNNNNNNNNNNNNNNNNNNNNNNNNNNNNNNNNNNNNNNNNNNNNNNNNNNNNNNNNNNNNNNNNNNNNNNNNNNNNNNNNNNNNNNNNNNNNNNNNNNNNNNNNNNNNNNNNNNNNNNNNNNNNNNNNNNNNNNNNNNNNNNNNNNNNNNNNNNNNNNNNNNNNNNNNNNNNNNNNNNNNNNNNNNNNNNNNNNNNNNNNNNNNNNNNNNNNNNNNNNNNNNNNNNNNNNNNNNNNNNNNNNNNNNNNNNNNNNNNNNNNNNNNNNNNNNNNNNNNNNNNNNNNNNNNNNNNNNNNNNNNNNNNNNNNNNNNNNNNNNNNNNNNNNNNNNNNNNNNNNNNNNNNNNNNNNNNNNNNNNNNNNNNNNNNNNNNNNNNNNNNNNNNNNNNNNNNNNNNNNNNNNNNNNNNNNNNNNNNNNNNNNNNNNNNNttaaattaaaataaaaaatataaaaattgaattaaatatgttaaaaacgTGATACTATCCCATCATACTCACGTCACAAAAATATGATGATAcatgaacaattttttaaataaaatataaattaaaaagtaaaaaaaaaaaaaatattacgaTTACATGTTTTTAAGCTATTGATAGCgttgtaaagaaaataatttaattgcatcaaattttaaaaattgaaatctaaATGAGACTTAAAAAAAACTAGATATTAATTTGAGATTTTTTGATGAAGATTGAGACCAGAAGTTAAATCTATTGCATTTTAATTACTCTTATGCAATTCAAGTCTACTTATCTTCTATCATGATTAGTATATTTGTACAAACTTAAAAGTTGTTAGAGGTtcattgtataaaaaaataaatgaagactTACTTGAGGTGATTGAGGAGATGATTTGAAAGATGATTTGAAAAAGAGTGATGAAATGGATTTTGAGAGAATCTAAGggtatttctatttattttgataactaaattaaataaatattttattaaaaagttatttagattatgatatgataatttttttataataaattatgtgttaacctcataaaaaattatttttttcataaataaataaataagaatttacaACCTAGTACATAAACTACGCttagaaaaagttgttaaaaaaatattttgtatgtgAAGTTAAAATTGGTGACGATTTGGTGGTGTATGAGTAGGAAGCATCTACGGGGTCAGTCATGATCCCAAACGAAGAACCATAGATTCAGGATTCGGTTATGGCCATGGATTTGTACAAGAATCCCACGAAGCTCGAATACTACCATGACATGTGGAGCCTCCAGTGCACTGCTACACTATTATCTCACTTCAAGGTTAATTTCTATTACTTCTTGTTATTAAACCCATAATTTTTCCGAAATGACAAATATGGGAAAGGGCGAAGGACTATACAGAGACGGAAATTTTAACTCGCTTCTTTATTGATGTAAAATGAAAAGGGCGATGATGGTAGACATGTTTTGATATTGGACCGTACGATATTCCATCCTCAAGGAGGTGGACAACCCGCGGATACTGGCTTTGTACTCATTCATGGCTTAGAAAACAAATTTCTGGTATCAGATGTTCGATCCAAGGATGGAATTGTAAGTTTCAAGAATGAAAGTTCTTTTTTGTTGTCGAACATGTCTCTGGGGTggtcatcaattattttgtagaCATCctcggttttttttttttttttattattattattattatgatgatgatgatgatgatgtagGTTTTTCACTATGGGTTCTTTGAGAATTTGGGAGGGGAATTTGAGCCTACACACGAGAAAGGGAATGAGGTTTCACTGTTTGTTGACGAGCACAGGCGAAAACTGAACTCCAGGTTAACTTCTTTTTTCAGGGGATGAAATTCTTCAAACATTTATCTTTGTgttctttcctttccttttatatTGAGTTGAGATATCCCACATATCTGATTTTTCTGAAGcgtactttttatttttcttgtgcaGCTAGGGAAATGCTTTACCATCTGTACTTAATTTATTCTCCGTTCTTCCCTTGTGGATCATAtgatattacaaatttttttattactactTTTTTTTAGAGTGTACTCTAGCTTGGATTTTATTTCTGCCAGGCAGTTTTTCTGTTTCGAATCTATGATTATTACTGCACTgcttataagaaaatttataattctgTTTCTGTAAATCTCATTTTTCCTTGCTTATTTCCTGTGTAGATTGCATTCAGCGGGACATTTGCTTGATATTTGTCTGCCAAGAATAGGATTGGGTCATTTAGAGCCTGGCAAAGCCTACCATTTTTCTGATGGGTATATCATTTTACTGCTTTTTATGCTTTTTGGTGTGTACTGAATTCATGGCCTGAATATGAGTGCTTAATCTGAACTAGGTTTGAAACATGAAAGTTATCTGTCTAATACTCAAGCTAACAGGCATTGTTCAAGTTATCAAATCATTGCTGATCTAGGATAATACTAATGATGATTAAGTGGGTTTATTAGAAGTCTACAAATACAATAAACCCTTAAATTGTTCATAAAGATTTGCGTGGTGCCACCTTAGTCTTCTAGTGGTTTTTTAACCAGTCCTTTATAATATAGAATTAAGTTATGTTTAGATCTTTGAGGGACTTGTATGGTGGAAAAAAACTTCGCAAGactaatataaatacaaaataataggTGAAAGACCAAATTAGGGGTTTTCTCAAAAGAAAGATCTTACAATTGCTAAACTCCTGTTGTTGTAATCCCATAAGTATTTGGTTTAAATGTTTTCCTAAGTTACGAAGTTTGCTCCGTACTCGCTATTGCATCATTTCCAGGCCTTGGGTTGAATATAAGGGTACAGTTCCACAAAATGAATTACAGAGTAAGCAAAAGGATCTAGAGCTGGAGGCCAATGCATTAATTTCCTTGGGAGAAAGAGTAAGTTGTTATGTTCGTAAATTGCTTTTTATGTGACATCAGGCTCTGAAAATCTTCACCTTACGGTATAGATTTCTGTTCATATATTACCATATGATGAAGCTGCTAAGATTTGCGGAGGGAGTCTTCCTGATTATATTTCTAAGGTCAGTCtataaaagatatattcttACTGCAAATAATTTCATGTGTTATTTACACTTAAGTATTAGCTTTTCTATGACCAATAGCCATAATGCCATTCCTGTCACATCGTTATCTTACAAGGTGCCTTCCTGTGTGGGCAAgacctttttgtttttctggatAAAACAATAAACTTGTGTTAGATTTGCTGTCAAAGTTCCACTGGCAACATTACATTACTATATCTTTGCATCCCTTTGCATCAGGAATATTCCAGCTTATAAGTTTATTCCGTTGGTCTCTGATACTGAAATTCTGTGTGGTACAGAAGACTCACGCTTATGGTATTCTATCCACATTGTAGCAGCCCTCATAAGTCCTGACTATGAAAATCTAAGAAACTCTTGTTCCGTCCATTGTGAATGTGATAACATCAGTGAAGGAACACGGCTGTTTTCCCTTTGCTGCCTTCTTCttgtatttgtttgtttttgtcgGTCAGTAATGACTGACTTCTTGCCCTATACTAAAACCAACCTGGAGAGGGTCATATACTAGACTTCGATCATGTTGGTTGACTGTTTTGAAACTGTTTATGATTTCTCAAATTTGCAGTCACGTGAGGATATTTTAACGTGTTTGTCTATTGAGCACATTTTTGTTCTCTAAAAATTTGTCTTTGTAGTACTAAAGAAAGCAgaaaaagagaatgagaaaaCACTTTCCaactatttctattttttttttcttgaaacacCTGTTTCGAAAATAATTGTCAAAACTCTACAGATTTTAGATGAGAAATTGATTTACGAGTAGTGTGGAATCGTTTTAATCTATGAAAATGGTTTTTTGAAGTAACTGTGTTCTGTTTTCCGTTTTTTGTTGACGTCTAAATCAATGTACTATTATTATTCACACTGCcgtattatttttatagagtATGAAATCGGTGGTTGTATCTGGTAAGCAGTTTTATAATGTCAGATATCTTCAACGCCCAAGCTACAGGGTCCTTGCTTATGTGGCACTTTCTTAGGATGGAACTGTAGCAATTCTTTGAAATTAGCTGACGGATAGCATTCACTGTCTCACATATGTGTACATCTCACGCTTATGCATATATTAAAGTATACAAAACTATGTTAATTTCATCTCTAGAACGAATCTGgttttgttcttattttctgCACCACTACATTATGTTTCAATATTGATGCATCCACTCTCACAGGAAAGCACACCTCGCATTGTGAGGATAGGAGATAATCCTGGCTGCCCCTGTGGTGGTACTCATGTTGCTGACATTTCAGACATCGTACAAATTAAGGTATGGAATCCATTATTTGAACTAGTCTGCTAGTTTGGtttgatatgatattttttgtgTAAGTTTGCTCTTTGTAATCAGCAGGCTTCACTCTTTGTAAGTAGCAAGCACCAATGAATTTCATTCATTGAAACTgttgaattaatgaaaattttgttgttcaaaGACCTAATACttagtttataaaatgaaagactttttttagttttattttattgcttGGTAACAATTTTGTGCTATATGCTTCTGTAATCTGTGTATATGATCAGGTTTCGCAAATTCGGTCGAAGAAGGGGCAAACAAAAGTCTTTTACAAAGTGGAGTCCTAGTTATATGCGGTTGAGTCTGCTGCTGTAAACTGCTATTTTAGCTCTGTACTTTTCTGACTACTCTCTGATAAGCATCGCAGAAAACTAGCTTTCTATTTAGGTCCTCATTAAATAAGCTTCTTttgtaatcatttacaaaagaaaacaagattgtaaaagaaacaaaggttttattcaagttaaaatCATGTCATGTATATGTAATGTAACTGAGAAAAATTGTCAGAGTGTCTTAGTTTGCTCACTCACATGACACACCATTATCCGCTTCGACATGCCATATTCTCTTCAATCCAAATCCTGGTTCTGATTTCCAAAATTCAAAGTAATCAATCAGCCTTGGATTTGCTTGAAACTCACGCGTATTGATATGTTGACTACTAGACAATATCTTTGAAATGCAGGTAGGTATGTGGTTTTGTCGCCTCCTCTCTAAAGAGATTATGCACGTCACGATCACAATGATTTTGATCTTTCTCTGTCCCAGCTGTTCTCATGCTAATGAGAAAATTGAAtagtttaaagtttaaaaacaaatgGGTGGTAGTGATGAGTTTGGCACCTTGTCAAAAGTCgaaactctttttctttgtttagacTGCCAAAAATAGGGGTGCAAGAATGGTCCGTGTAAATCTATCTGCATGGAAGGGTATAATGCGCAGCTCCTTTCTTTTGCTATCAGCCGCCACACCCTTTTGTTCAAAGTGGCAGCATCCTTGCTGAGTATCGTATGGTCCATAAATAAGCCGTAACATTATAACCACCATTATTACTCGGTCAATTTCCTGAAAAATACTCTGTATGGAGACACGTGAGTGCAAAAGCAAGATGAACAACACACAAAGTTCAGCCATTCAGCTCACTGGCAGCATCTCTGCATGTGTTTGGCAGTAATGTAATGAGCATCTATTCTATACCATAAAGTAACATCACTACTCCAACTCTTTCTTAGACACAGCCTAAACCAATAATTGTAATTGTAATCTCTAAACttgctattattatttatctgaTTTAATAGCCTcaattttcttaattcattGTCGAATCAGTTTAAAATGTATAccaaattcaattcaaaacaaCTTAGATCGTATCagagtttatattatttataaagatacataataaaaataatttataactgtGCTAGAAGATTGGATTGAATATGTTTTGAAGACAATAATTATCTGATTTAATAGCTTCAATTTTCTTAATTCACCACCGAATCAATTTAAACGTATACCAATTTCAATTTAAAGCAACTTAGATCATATCagagtttatatttttctatataaatagtttagactttcaaaaattccATTTGTAACTTATTATAGGACAACTAATTGTATAGTTTTTcgaatatatatgtatatatataactttgaaaataaacttacgataattatattcattacttaaaaatcataataaaagtaTGTCTATATATAAATTCAGTTTGATCtgtttttaaaatcaaatctaaAACTCAACTAATAAACAACGGTTTTTGGTTTAGttgttttccaaaatttatGGATATATTTCTCTGTTTCTCTCAACATTTGAAAAAACAAGATTGAAACTTTAACccggagaaaagaaaaagaaaaagaaaagaaaggcattaaaaaactaaaaatctgCACATTAACgataaaggagaaagagaaaagggaaaagtcaACGAGTGAGGAGAGAGGTTGACTTGAAAAAATGAAGGGTTGGTGAAGAATAGGGGTAAATCTGAAAGAGCGAAGAGGACAAAGAAGAGTGAAAGAGAGTGATTTGGGTTGGCAACGGCTAATATATACCATCCAATTCCAAATGCAATTTCATTGTGATACGGATTCTCCACTTGTTgccgcacacacacacatacgcCACGCTAAACGCaaccaaatatattttctttctctgcCCTTTCGGGATTTGCTAAGTCACACACTCTCTTGTATATATACTTCCACTCTCACTCACTCCTTTCTCTCTTCTATCATACCCGCATTCTCACAATCCtccctttctttttcccttCCCTCTTCACTTCTCATTCATCTATTGGGTTCCTCGCTGGTCAGttacttttcttaaattttctctctttctctattaTGCCTTTTCTAAGCTGCCCTCTTCAAAAGCCTcgatttttattctttcttcttgtttcGGGTGTCTCTTATTATTAGCATTTCCTgtggtttcattttatttcatctcGGGTTTCGTTTTTGAACTTTTACTTGCATTGGGTGCTCATAGCAATACCTTCAGAGTAGCCAGCTTTTCTCTGAGAGAAATTGGTGCCGAGCAAAATCTGCTTCCCGTCATTTGCTCATCGCTGGGCCATTGGACAACCTTTCTGAATgaattaatgtttatatttaaacCCCCCCTCTTTTTTTTAAGGGGGTGTTGGTGGAGGGTCTTTGTTGTTAAGCTGTTTTTGTTGTGTGGATTGCTTGAACTAATCTAGGTTTTCAAACCGAAGAGTTATATGATAACTTTATACACGCGTAGATatgtagtttaatttttatgatctCCCTGTTGATATGTATTGCCTGCAATTCTGAGGTGGAAGCTAATATTTTACTGTGCagattcttcatttttcttgtgTATCATAGTTTGGACTTTCATTGTTTTCGTTGTCTTTGTATGAACCTTTCTGTATGGATAATGGGCATCATGATGGAAGATCTGATATTCTTGACCCGGGATAAAGAATAATATCAAATCTCTCGATCAAAATCTCTGAATTGGATGCTTTGTAATAATTTCTTCAATATCAGCAATTCCCCAAACAATCCATGAGGTTCATCAAagtcttcaaaaaaaaaaacaaaactggCTATATGTGGAACCGAATGCTGATACTGAAAAGCTATAAGTAAAAGTTCTACAAATTTTaagtcttattttttaattctagcCGTATATTTTAGTGCTTGGTGATCTCATGTCAAATTGTTGTGGTATTTTGCCATTTGCGAGTTTGTCCTATCCTTgtgtaaattattttgatttggtCCATTTACTTTTTATGTTAGCATCGTTTGTTCAGATAACAAACCATCTGATAGACCATACTCTTAGATACAGTTTCTcttggttttaaatattaaattcagtttctttttgttttatattttcaagttCAAAATGCAATTTGTCTTTTCTTTGTAATGCTCGTGCACTATAACCACCGTGGTtatatataaatctattttatcTGATTATCAATTGACAAGAATCAGTATTCCTATCACTTTATATTATACAgctatatatgtgtgtgtgttttccTTCCAGTATATGTATACCTGTGGTACTGATACTATTGAGAATGGATTTCTTAGCGCAGGGTATAATGCTTAGTCCTGCTGAAGGAGAACTTAAAATAAGTTTTGGCTATAAATGCAACAGTGATAAAGGTATTCCCTGTGAGGTTGCCAGTGGCTGCAAAATCCTTCCCGGAGTACGTAGAACCAGTAGTTTCTCTTGCTTGTCAGGTGCAGCCTTAAGTGCGAATGCTACATTAGCCAACACAAACATCTGCAATGGTAAAATAGGTGAAGAAATCCTTCCAAGTTGGGACTCTCCTAATTCATTTCGTAAGGTAACCTCTTCGCCAAGTCTTTCAAAGTTGGACATACTATCATCTTCCCTCCCAAGTAGTTTGTCTTACCTTAGCTGCAGTCCTTCTACTACAAGTGACATCCTCGAATATGACTCTTGCACGTTAAAATCAATGAGCGATCCTTCCAGAAGTGAAGGTTTTCTTAATGTTAAGGAAGTTCAAGTAGCAGGAGGAGCTGCCGGTGAAGACAGAGTTCAAGCAGTTTGTTCAGAAGAAAACGGGTGGCTATTCTGTGCAATTTATGATGGCTTTAATGGAAGAGATGCAGCCGATTTTCTGGCTGGTACCCTGTATGACACCATCATATCATACTTTAATAAGTTAATCGAGGAATTGGAGCCAGGATCCATCAGAGCTTATAATGATGGGGGCTTGGATGAATCCCTGCAATGTAAGTTGAATGAAAGTCTTATTTATCACGAAGATCAATCTATGGCAAGATTTAAAGGAATAAATGATTCTAATCATGGATGTTATGTATCTACTAAGTCAGAACTATCATGTGATCCATTTTCACAAGGGGTACTTGATATCCTTGAACGTGCTATTAGTCAGGCAGAGAATGATTTCCTGTACATGGTGGAGCGGGAAATGGAGGAACGTCCTGATCTAGTTTCTATTGGATCTTGTGTTTTACTTGTGCTTCTTCATGGTAATGATTTGTATACACTTAATCTTGGTGACAGCAGAGCAGTTTTGGCAACCTGCATTACAGGTTGCCGAATGGATAAGAGTGAGAGACTGAAGGCTATACAGCTTACAGATAATCACACTGTTGATAATGAAGTTGAAAGAGCTAGACTTCTGGCCGAACATCCCGATGATCCCAGGATCGTTGTAGCAGGAAAAGTGAAAGGGAAACTCAAGGTTACTCGCGCTTTTGGAGTTGGCTACTTGAAAAAGGTTGGTTGCTAGTCTCTCCTATCACCAAAACACTTTTGGTACTCATTTTTTAGCAAATAAAGGTGATAGTTATAAACCTTTAAATTCAAACTATATACTGCGATTGTGAGTGGAAGGTTGCAAAGAATATATCTTTGTCCTACCAAGTACCAAACATagatttgattttcttattttattctggtgcagaaaaatttgaatgatGCTTTGATGGGAATCCTTCGAGTTCGTGATCTTAAAAGCCCACCATACATATCCACTCAACCATCACTGAATGTCCATAGAATCTCAAGCTCCGATCAATTTGTGATAGTAGGGAGTGATGGTTTATTTGACTTCTTCAGCAACGATGAGGCAGTAAAGCTTGTAGAGTCTTATATCTGGAGCACCCCTTTTGGTGATCCAGCAAAGTTTCTGATAGAGCAGCTTGTGGCTAGAGCAGCTGTTTCTGCCGGTCATTTTTCCATAccttttgtttgattttgattaataTAGACGTTGCttgttatattatatgattattggTTGAGTAATTGTAATGTAGGTTTAAGCATGGAAGAGTTGATGAACATTCCAGCTGGAAGGAGAAGGAAGTACCATGACGATGTGACCGTAATTGTGATCATGCTTGGGATGAATCAACGGACTTCAAAGGCATCAACTTGCATTTGAGACAACAAAAACTTTGTATCTATGTAGCTTTTCATAGGATGTTCTGGTTTGATTAGTTTTTCCTAGGCTGTATTACTTAATACTGTATATATCGCATTTTACAAGAACCACTAGGGCGTTAGGTCCTATTATTTGTAAAACATTAATAACAGTATGAACTTTTTTATGTGCACTATGCCATCAACTCATATTATACACTTAAatatgtgtttattttatttatgaaaatgcaTTATGggtaatcttttctttttttaaagaCAATCCAAACATAAAGTGAAAAGGGAtgacaatataatatttttaaaataaaagggtATTTGTGTAGAGCTTTCGATGTATATAAAACTATTTCCggtaaagtttaaaataaaataccagACAAATCATATAAGTCAAAGTTTcattatattaaagtaataattaagaTATCTGAAAGTATGTGTTAAAGTAAcgaaaagaacaaaattatatcTTATGAAGCAAAGTAACTAAGAAATATCGTTATATCTTATTAGTGTTCGTATAAACAATGTTCGAAgcaacattatatatattactaaagTCAACTAAATGTTGTAAGtaatgaaaaacatttattattgtgtaagtgagaataaaaaaaacattttattattctcaTGACTCGAcatttaatttaagattttatcgtattaaattatcattttcattttattttcaataaaacttAACTGATATAATTCATTTGCCCTTTGACGGATGGGACCAAAACAAGTAAAAAGATCCACTATTacatctttaattttgattattattgtggagtaattttttgtttctttatctATATGGGTTATTTGATATATAGGTTttctaaaaaggaaaagatatgaagaaaaagaaaatagaaagtgaagttgtttgaattaaaagaaatatgttgtttttttaactttcaatatgttgtttctttaaatatgaagttatttgaaatatgttgtttctttaaatatgttgttttttaactttcaataaatattaaaattagttcattttttaaaattttaaattaatttagttaattatgtttatatttagtttattaaaccaaaatttgttattaaatataaacaattcaaatattaatctaaaatatatttaaaatattaaacaaacttaaaaaatttaattaataattgaagaattaatttgaatggaagtttgaaaaataaactaattctaatttttatttaaaattaaaaaatcaaaaacatttttaaccaattttttaatttattaaaaaaaatacaatgataactgaattcttttatttggttgaaatgaaaaaatatcttAGTGTGACTACAGTACACTTAGTgcttgtaaaataaattatgaatttggTGGATTCATTTTACTTAAACTTGTGGGAAGAgagtattatattaaaaagtttggAGGATGAAATTTTAGGCATTTAAAATCCagcaagtaaaaaaaaatgcagcTTATGAGTTGAAGGGCAGTGTCCTATCGACTTCAATGCAGCACTACTTTTAAACTTCCTTTTATACTTTACAATGCCTTAGGTCCACAACCTGATTCCCTTAACATGCAATATGCAGACAACATTAATTGTTGGAGCAAatgctgaatttcttcaaaagaaatggttagtcatttttctgataaattatgatttcaaaaaGATTCTAATGTTTAGCTTCATTCCATTGCCTCTGCTTTGCCTGCATAGCACAGTCCAGTCTTCACCAAATGCCCTTCCGACGTGACATTGACATGCTTCCCATCTAATCCTAACACCTCATCTCTTGCCAAATTGCATAATAGTAAGAGAtgaatatcaaaatcaaaataagctAAAGTTGGCAACAGGGTATATATCCAAGAACACCACAAAGCTCCATCGATTTTCCctcaaaaaaatacaaaactagCATACCATATAGCGTAGCATAGCAAAACAAGAGCTCATATGGGACcatcaaagaaacaaaaaggtaGTATCTTGGTTCTCACATGATACAACACCCATTTGCATTCTCGTCGCTGAAGATCTCGAAGGGAACCAAGGGCGTAGATTGAAGGCGATAA
This genomic stretch from Vigna radiata var. radiata cultivar VC1973A chromosome 7, Vradiata_ver6, whole genome shotgun sequence harbors:
- the LOC106765631 gene encoding uncharacterized protein LOC106765631, which gives rise to MAMDLYKNPTKLEYYHDMWSLQCTATLLSHFKGDDGRHVLILDRTIFHPQGGGQPADTGFVLIHGLENKFLVSDVRSKDGIVFHYGFFENLGGEFEPTHEKGNEVSLFVDEHRRKLNSRLHSAGHLLDICLPRIGLGHLEPGKAYHFSDGPWVEYKGTVPQNELQSKQKDLELEANALISLGERISVHILPYDEAAKICGGSLPDYISKESTPRIVRIGDNPGCPCGGTHVADISDIVQIKVSQIRSKKGQTKVFYKVES
- the LOC106768999 gene encoding probable protein phosphatase 2C 40 isoform X1 — protein: MQFHCDTDSPLVAAHTHIRHAKRNQIYFLSLPFRDLLSHTLSCIYTSTLTHSFLSSIIPAFSQSSLSFSLPSSLLIHLLGSSLGIMLSPAEGELKISFGYKCNSDKGIPCEVASGCKILPGVRRTSSFSCLSGAALSANATLANTNICNGKIGEEILPSWDSPNSFRKVTSSPSLSKLDILSSSLPSSLSYLSCSPSTTSDILEYDSCTLKSMSDPSRSEGFLNVKEVQVAGGAAGEDRVQAVCSEENGWLFCAIYDGFNGRDAADFLAGTLYDTIISYFNKLIEELEPGSIRAYNDGGLDESLQCKLNESLIYHEDQSMARFKGINDSNHGCYVSTKSELSCDPFSQGVLDILERAISQAENDFLYMVEREMEERPDLVSIGSCVLLVLLHGNDLYTLNLGDSRAVLATCITGCRMDKSERLKAIQLTDNHTVDNEVERARLLAEHPDDPRIVVAGKVKGKLKVTRAFGVGYLKKKNLNDALMGILRVRDLKSPPYISTQPSLNVHRISSSDQFVIVGSDGLFDFFSNDEAVKLVESYIWSTPFGDPAKFLIEQLVARAAVSAGLSMEELMNIPAGRRRKYHDDVTVIVIMLGMNQRTSKASTCI
- the LOC106768999 gene encoding probable protein phosphatase 2C 40 isoform X2; translated protein: MLSPAEGELKISFGYKCNSDKGIPCEVASGCKILPGVRRTSSFSCLSGAALSANATLANTNICNGKIGEEILPSWDSPNSFRKVTSSPSLSKLDILSSSLPSSLSYLSCSPSTTSDILEYDSCTLKSMSDPSRSEGFLNVKEVQVAGGAAGEDRVQAVCSEENGWLFCAIYDGFNGRDAADFLAGTLYDTIISYFNKLIEELEPGSIRAYNDGGLDESLQCKLNESLIYHEDQSMARFKGINDSNHGCYVSTKSELSCDPFSQGVLDILERAISQAENDFLYMVEREMEERPDLVSIGSCVLLVLLHGNDLYTLNLGDSRAVLATCITGCRMDKSERLKAIQLTDNHTVDNEVERARLLAEHPDDPRIVVAGKVKGKLKVTRAFGVGYLKKKNLNDALMGILRVRDLKSPPYISTQPSLNVHRISSSDQFVIVGSDGLFDFFSNDEAVKLVESYIWSTPFGDPAKFLIEQLVARAAVSAGLSMEELMNIPAGRRRKYHDDVTVIVIMLGMNQRTSKASTCI